The following coding sequences are from one Elusimicrobiota bacterium window:
- a CDS encoding ATP-binding cassette domain-containing protein, translating to MIDVSKLTKQYGSILAVDQVTFSIQPGEVVGLLGPNGAGKTTMLKMLTGYLPPTEGTAQVAQIDILGDTMELRRRVGYLPETNPLYDELAVVESLQWTARLRSLEPAAAQKAIRHVIDVCGLDGVVGQDIGQLSKGYRQRVGLAQAILHDPEILILDEPTSGLDPNQQSEVRQLIQTLRQSKTVLLSTHILSEAQSTCDRVLIIHKGKIVADGSPELLGQRMRGGQRLLVELKAPAEAARSVLAGLPGVERVTVQKENGPNVMLSLESGESDLREAIFNVAVQNHWIILQLVQEGFSLEDVFRQLTSEEPASASVPAGGAV from the coding sequence ATGATTGACGTTTCGAAGTTGACCAAACAATACGGTTCGATTCTGGCGGTGGATCAGGTGACTTTTTCCATCCAGCCGGGAGAAGTAGTCGGGCTTCTGGGTCCGAACGGGGCCGGCAAGACCACGATGCTGAAAATGCTCACCGGCTACCTCCCCCCGACGGAAGGCACCGCCCAGGTGGCCCAGATCGATATTCTCGGGGATACGATGGAGTTGCGGCGCCGCGTCGGTTACCTGCCGGAGACAAACCCCCTCTATGACGAACTCGCGGTGGTTGAGTCGCTGCAGTGGACCGCGCGCCTGCGGAGTCTTGAACCGGCGGCGGCGCAGAAGGCTATCCGTCACGTGATTGACGTCTGCGGATTGGACGGAGTCGTGGGGCAGGACATCGGCCAGCTGTCCAAGGGATACCGGCAGCGCGTGGGGTTGGCGCAAGCCATCCTTCATGATCCGGAAATTTTAATTCTGGATGAACCCACCTCGGGGCTGGATCCCAACCAGCAGTCGGAAGTCCGCCAGCTGATCCAGACGCTTCGCCAAAGCAAAACTGTGCTTCTGTCCACGCATATCCTTTCTGAAGCGCAGTCCACCTGCGACCGGGTTTTGATCATCCATAAGGGCAAGATTGTGGCGGACGGATCCCCCGAGCTTTTGGGACAGCGGATGCGTGGCGGCCAGCGTCTTTTAGTTGAATTGAAAGCGCCTGCGGAAGCCGCTCGTTCGGTATTGGCCGGGTTGCCGGGAGTCGAACGGGTTACTGTCCAGAAAGAAAATGGTCCCAACGTGATGCTGTCGTTGGAGTCCGGTGAATCCGATTTACGAGAGGCGATATTCAACGTGGCGGTTCAAAATCACTGGATCATTCTGCAGCTGGTTCAGGAAGGTTTTTCTCTGGAGGATGTCTTCCGGCAGCTCACGTCGGAAGAGCCGGCGTCCGCTTCCGTTCCGGCAGGAGGAGCCGTATGA